One genomic window of Methanosarcina acetivorans C2A includes the following:
- a CDS encoding aminoglycoside phosphotransferase family protein — translation MIKIYNEIPDSCNWQIVEEINRGWSNDKKYYVQTTDGRVFLLRISDISQYERKKRDFQAMKQLDKIDILISRPVDFGICNSGQSVYFLTTWIKGEAAETALPELSSKEQYRLCVRAGEVLKIMHQISAAKNQLSWSEHFNRKIDRNITNYKACGIHIKGADKIIEYLEQNRYLLESRPRCFQHGDYHAGNMIITKSGELGVIDFDRLDYGDPWEEFNRITWCADISAAFASGRINGYFDHDVPASFFRLMALYIASNQLSSIPWSISYGQEEVRTMLRQAEDVLKWYDGFETYIPEWYISGPPE, via the coding sequence GTGATTAAAATCTATAATGAAATACCTGACTCTTGTAATTGGCAAATAGTTGAGGAAATTAATCGAGGATGGTCAAATGATAAGAAATATTATGTCCAAACTACGGACGGCAGAGTATTTTTACTCCGAATATCAGACATATCGCAATATGAGAGAAAGAAGCGAGATTTTCAAGCAATGAAACAGCTTGATAAAATTGACATTTTAATCTCACGCCCGGTTGATTTTGGAATTTGTAATAGCGGTCAGTCCGTATATTTTTTAACAACCTGGATTAAAGGGGAGGCTGCAGAAACTGCTCTTCCGGAGCTAAGCAGCAAAGAACAATACCGGCTTTGTGTCAGAGCTGGAGAAGTATTGAAAATCATGCATCAAATTTCTGCGGCAAAAAACCAGCTGTCATGGTCGGAGCATTTCAATCGCAAAATAGACAGAAATATTACTAATTACAAAGCTTGTGGAATTCATATAAAGGGAGCAGATAAAATAATCGAGTATCTCGAACAAAACCGATATCTGTTAGAAAGTCGTCCCCGGTGCTTTCAACATGGTGACTATCACGCCGGAAATATGATTATTACAAAATCTGGGGAGCTGGGGGTCATTGATTTTGATAGGCTTGATTATGGTGATCCCTGGGAGGAATTCAACCGCATTACCTGGTGCGCAGATATAAGTGCCGCATTTGCTTCGGGACGTATAAACGGATATTTTGATCATGATGTACCTGCTTCATTTTTTAGATTAATGGCTTTATATATTGCAAGCAACCAGCTTTCATCAATTCCCTGGTCAATTTCATATGGACAGGAAGAAGTCCGTACAATGCTCAGACAAGCCGAAGATGTTTTGAAATGGTATGATGGATTTGAAACATACATACCAGAATGGTATATTTCAGGCCCGCCTGAGTGA